One Mycolicibacterium pulveris genomic region harbors:
- the hisD gene encoding histidinol dehydrogenase, translated as MSPSSPDNEVVAGAAATIARIDLRGAALSAARLRAALPRGGVDVDAVIPKVRPIVDAVASRGAEAALEYGESFDGVRPARVRVPQERLDAALADLDADVRAALEVAIERARAVHADQRRSDTTTTLAPGATVTERWVPVERVGLYVPGGNAVYPSSVVMNVVPAQTAGVDSLVIASPPQSDAGPFHGLPHPTILAAAALLGVDEVWAVGGAQAVALLAYGGTDTDGAELAPVDMITGPGNIYVTAAKRICRSQVGIDAEAGPTEIVILADHTADPRHVAADLISQAEHDEMAASVLVTPDVALADATERALVEQLRTTVHRERVTAALGGRQSAIVLVDDIEEGIRTANAYAAEHLEIQTADARAVAAKIRSAGAVFVGPYAPVSLGDYCAGSNHVLPTAGCARHSSGLSVQTFLRGIHVVDYDEAALKDVSGYVITLAEAENLPAHGEAVRRRFER; from the coding sequence GTGAGCCCATCGTCACCGGATAACGAGGTCGTCGCAGGCGCGGCTGCCACCATCGCTCGCATCGACCTGCGCGGCGCGGCGCTTTCCGCTGCCCGGCTGCGTGCGGCTCTGCCTCGCGGCGGCGTCGACGTCGACGCGGTGATCCCCAAGGTGCGTCCGATCGTCGATGCGGTGGCCAGCCGTGGCGCCGAAGCTGCCCTCGAGTACGGCGAATCCTTCGACGGCGTGCGCCCGGCCCGGGTGCGGGTGCCGCAGGAGCGCCTCGACGCGGCGTTGGCCGACCTTGACGCCGACGTCCGCGCCGCGCTGGAGGTGGCCATCGAGCGCGCCCGCGCCGTGCACGCCGACCAGCGTCGCAGCGACACCACGACGACGCTGGCACCGGGCGCGACCGTCACCGAACGCTGGGTGCCCGTGGAGCGGGTCGGGCTGTATGTTCCCGGCGGCAACGCCGTCTACCCGTCCAGCGTGGTGATGAACGTCGTCCCCGCCCAGACCGCCGGGGTGGACTCGCTGGTGATTGCCAGCCCGCCGCAGTCCGACGCCGGACCCTTCCACGGCCTGCCGCACCCGACGATCCTGGCCGCGGCCGCGCTGCTCGGCGTCGACGAGGTGTGGGCGGTGGGCGGCGCGCAGGCTGTCGCGCTTCTGGCGTACGGCGGGACGGACACCGACGGCGCCGAGCTGGCACCCGTCGACATGATCACCGGGCCAGGAAACATCTACGTCACCGCGGCCAAGCGCATCTGCCGGTCGCAGGTCGGCATCGACGCGGAGGCGGGCCCCACCGAGATCGTCATCCTGGCCGATCACACCGCCGACCCCCGGCACGTCGCCGCGGACCTGATCAGCCAGGCCGAGCACGACGAGATGGCCGCCAGCGTGCTGGTCACCCCCGACGTGGCGCTGGCCGACGCCACCGAGCGCGCACTCGTCGAGCAGCTGCGGACCACCGTGCACCGCGAGCGGGTGACGGCCGCGCTCGGCGGCAGACAATCGGCGATCGTGCTCGTCGACGACATCGAGGAAGGCATCCGCACCGCCAACGCGTACGCGGCCGAGCATCTGGAGATCCAGACCGCCGATGCCCGCGCTGTCGCGGCGAAGATCCGTTCCGCGGGAGCGGTTTTCGTGGGCCCGTACGCACCGGTCAGCCTCGGCGACTACTGCGCGGGGTCCAATCACGTGCTGCCGACCGCCGGCTGCGCACGGCATTCCAGCGGGCTGTCGGTGCAGACGTTCCTGCGCGGCATCCACGTCGTCGACTACGACGAGGCGGCGCTCAAGGACGTCTCCGGATACGTCATCACCCTGGCCGAGGCCGAGAACCTGCCCGCGCACGGCGAAGCGGTGCGGCGGAGGTTCGAAAGGTGA
- a CDS encoding nitroreductase family deazaflavin-dependent oxidoreductase — protein MAAKDHPNNAPGVPMVYPPAFERLQIKYMNPVVKRIARFMPGVATIRHRGRKSNRIYETPVTPFRKGNTLAIVLGHGKTDWVKNVLAAGGAEVVFGSRTVHITNPRIVPAGGDAEGLPFPARLQSRKMGVFVADVD, from the coding sequence ATGGCCGCCAAGGACCACCCCAACAACGCCCCGGGCGTTCCGATGGTTTATCCGCCTGCGTTCGAGCGCCTGCAGATCAAGTACATGAACCCCGTCGTCAAGCGCATTGCGCGGTTCATGCCGGGGGTCGCCACGATCAGGCACCGCGGACGCAAGTCGAACAGGATCTACGAAACCCCGGTCACCCCGTTCCGCAAAGGCAACACGCTTGCCATCGTGCTCGGCCACGGCAAGACGGACTGGGTGAAGAACGTCCTCGCCGCAGGTGGGGCCGAGGTCGTGTTCGGTTCGCGCACAGTGCACATCACCAACCCGCGGATCGTGCCTGCCGGCGGCGACGCCGAAGGACTTCCGTTCCCGGCCCGGCTGCAGTCCCGAAAGATGGGCGTCTTCGTCGCCGACGTCGACTAG